The proteins below come from a single Papaver somniferum cultivar HN1 chromosome 11, ASM357369v1, whole genome shotgun sequence genomic window:
- the LOC113322429 gene encoding uncharacterized protein LOC113322429: MAITIMVMVHHYCLALSINYYYVQLVGYAVILLTVHWCFCTSLILLTNPLVPGHTLKVTYRNSCGVFAFKFIEHMVRKIPVCEVEPAFATRYRCELAVQLFKKQFIEVNGTSGE; this comes from the exons AATGGTGATGGTACATCATTATTGTCTTGCTCTGAGTATAAACTACTACTACGTTCAACTGGTTGGTTATGCGGTAAT ATTATTGACAGTGCATTGGTGCTTTTGCACAAGTCTTATCCTTCTAACAAATCCACTGGTACCTGGTCATACTTTGAAAGTCACTTACCG TAACTCTTGTGGGGTGTTTGCTTTCAAGTTTATCGAGCATATGGTCAGGAAGATTCCTGTTTGTGAAGTCGAACCTGCTTTCGCTACTCGTTATCGATGCGAACTTGCGGTGCAGCTATTCAAGAAACAATTTATAGAGGTGAATGGCACAAGTGGTGAATAG